In Candidatus Bathyarchaeota archaeon, the sequence CAATCTTTGACCCGTGCGTAGATGGTGCTTCGTAGATAGCCTGTGACCATGGGCGCGTTTTTTACGGCTTGGGCTTTGACGTCGGCAGCCCAGCTAGCCAGTTGGCTGTGAACCTGACGCTGTATGCCCGAATCGAACCACTGCATAGCAGCCTTGAACTCTTCCACGCCATCAATGTCACAGGTTACTTCTACCGCCGTCGTGCTTCACGCTCCGCCTTCCGTTTCTCTTCCTCTGCCATTTCATCCATCACGTTCAAGATGTGGCAGAACTCCTGCACTGTTCGGGCTGGTTGCTTTGCGAGTTCTGTGGGTGTCCAGCCGAATTCTTTGCATAACCGAAACTCTGAAAGAGCACTGTGCGGTTTTCCTCGTCTAACTGCTCTAGTAAAAAACGCAAATCCTCATGGCTCAT encodes:
- a CDS encoding HK97 gp10 family phage protein, with amino-acid sequence MEEFKAAMQWFDSGIQRQVHSQLASWAADVKAQAVKNAPMVTGYLRSTIYARVKDWVAEIGADAAYALFVELGTRYMRAQPYLYPAIQLYLPELETVTVSAIEQAKTEAGL